The proteins below are encoded in one region of Shewanella algae:
- a CDS encoding ATP-binding protein: protein MNTAPLIRVLYLILVCCFVVSPQAKSDETHPLTLFGHTTLGEVEVQLSDEQWDWLQTQKTIRVGISTPDYPPFDMTMDGSSDFYEGLSADYLQVLSEVLRVKIELHFFNSRQNAIAAVKAGELDLLTTSNRYEEFHELQLSHAYIDDVPVLYVSEKLSATEAPTRIAMAYDYLPDAEVSKLFPDAELICYPSRQQAVAAAVFGQADGVVTDLFSANYMVNNSFSKKLLLRTLLPIDSRGISFALKPENQTLREIINSALQQLPASEHWAIKKRWSGGGVTQLTGKHRIELTEAEQKWLKQHQPIRVVANQFNAPMTYFDQNRNLHGFAADVLEVIKLYSGMETVVIKTQNFKEMEEYLKYNSADLALFSPSEKRKRQFLFSKEFARASFVLISRKEDNISVNKANLKVALPTAHISNEMLPKALPQAQIILVNNYLDAMDATAKGKVDATVAPLAMADYYINHYFSEQLKIERVLDGVLPATAAFATSKRNPELISILNKILAAIPADELQSMENRWRRNAMPGQETWRDYKYTIYTITIASILLILASLVWAWFTRSHYIKRLNAKQELKEQLVFMQEVVDSIPHPIYVRDINRRLILCNESYQRVFRTSKEDALYKTAMEGVHRVLEAPDIDKEYQSSIRENRAFYRDRKMHIDGQSMDIYHWFQPYRGEQGQIQGIVGGWIDVSDRVKLMEQLTQAKDMADGASKAKTQFLATMSHEIRTPMNAIIGLLELSLKRAQDNQFDFNSIRVAYDSAKGLLDLIGDILDVVRIEAGQLSLNPVQVELKQTLDSVIRIFDGIAIQKGLALTLEFDSELPKYVQLDPLRVKQILSNLIGNAIKFTDQGHIEVTAQKELDAEEKAQLLLRVADTGIGIPIEEQQKLFRPFAQVHNGAHNKGGTGLGLMICRSLCDMMGGTLSMMSEPGQGTCISMRIPLLAAETHLFGENKANSTADVIPSIQAQHVLIVDDHPANRLLLSQQLRYLGHTVEEANDGKEALKLFSQHSYKIVITDCNMPEMDGYELSRRLRQLEQNQNLSPAVLLGYTANAQLEAKRACIDAGMNDCLFKPISLEELQQKLNSFRNLLNQEGPRQSFLPSSLDKLTGGNKQLTEQLLQELLSANEADLARIQSAVHNCELDEAKSIAHKIKGAAKIIAATAIVTLCEQLEHSETTENACVHLAKLTVAITRLASEIKEFLAAGN from the coding sequence ATGAATACAGCACCTCTTATCCGGGTGCTTTATCTGATATTGGTTTGTTGTTTTGTGGTTTCACCACAAGCAAAAAGCGATGAAACTCACCCGCTGACACTCTTTGGCCACACCACCCTAGGTGAGGTCGAAGTGCAACTGTCCGATGAACAATGGGACTGGCTGCAGACACAGAAAACAATTCGAGTGGGGATCTCCACACCTGACTACCCTCCATTTGATATGACAATGGACGGCAGTAGTGACTTCTACGAAGGCTTGAGTGCAGATTACCTACAGGTTCTTTCTGAAGTTCTGAGAGTCAAAATAGAGCTGCATTTCTTCAATTCACGGCAAAATGCCATCGCTGCTGTGAAGGCCGGTGAACTGGATCTGCTAACCACGTCCAACCGCTACGAAGAGTTTCATGAGTTGCAGTTGAGCCATGCCTATATTGATGATGTACCTGTGCTTTATGTTTCGGAAAAACTATCGGCAACAGAAGCCCCGACTCGTATCGCCATGGCTTATGATTATCTACCGGATGCCGAAGTCAGTAAGCTGTTTCCAGACGCCGAACTAATCTGCTATCCCTCAAGACAACAAGCGGTTGCCGCTGCGGTTTTCGGTCAAGCAGATGGTGTAGTTACCGATCTGTTCTCTGCCAACTATATGGTAAACAACAGCTTTTCAAAGAAGCTGCTGCTGAGAACCTTATTGCCGATAGATAGTCGGGGCATCAGTTTTGCGCTAAAGCCAGAGAATCAGACTCTCAGAGAAATCATCAACAGCGCGTTGCAACAGCTCCCGGCAAGTGAGCATTGGGCGATCAAAAAGCGCTGGAGCGGCGGTGGTGTCACGCAACTCACAGGTAAGCACCGTATTGAGTTAACCGAAGCAGAACAAAAATGGCTTAAGCAACACCAACCCATTAGAGTGGTGGCAAACCAGTTCAATGCTCCGATGACCTATTTCGATCAGAACCGCAACCTGCACGGTTTTGCCGCCGACGTACTCGAAGTGATTAAACTGTACAGTGGTATGGAAACCGTTGTCATCAAGACACAAAATTTCAAGGAGATGGAAGAGTACCTTAAGTATAACAGCGCTGATTTGGCACTGTTTTCACCTTCGGAGAAACGCAAGCGGCAATTCCTGTTCAGTAAGGAATTTGCCAGAGCAAGCTTTGTGCTGATCTCCCGCAAGGAAGACAACATCTCCGTAAATAAAGCCAATTTAAAAGTCGCCTTACCGACGGCACATATTTCCAATGAAATGCTGCCCAAGGCTCTTCCTCAAGCGCAGATCATTTTGGTGAATAACTACCTGGATGCCATGGACGCTACCGCTAAAGGAAAAGTCGATGCCACAGTAGCACCACTTGCTATGGCCGATTACTACATCAATCACTACTTCAGCGAACAGCTCAAGATAGAGAGAGTTCTCGACGGTGTATTGCCGGCAACAGCGGCCTTTGCCACCAGTAAAAGGAATCCCGAGCTGATCAGTATTCTGAATAAGATTCTGGCAGCGATTCCCGCAGATGAATTGCAATCCATGGAAAACCGTTGGCGCCGCAACGCTATGCCAGGCCAAGAAACCTGGCGAGACTACAAGTACACCATATATACAATAACCATAGCCTCAATTCTGTTGATTCTGGCATCCTTGGTATGGGCCTGGTTTACCCGTAGCCACTATATCAAGAGACTCAATGCCAAGCAGGAGCTCAAGGAACAACTGGTATTCATGCAAGAGGTGGTCGACAGCATCCCCCACCCAATCTATGTTCGTGATATTAACCGTCGCCTAATTCTGTGCAACGAAAGCTACCAGCGAGTCTTTCGGACGTCCAAAGAAGACGCCTTGTATAAAACGGCCATGGAAGGCGTGCATCGGGTATTGGAAGCGCCCGATATCGACAAGGAATACCAATCGTCCATCAGAGAAAACCGTGCATTCTATCGCGATAGAAAAATGCATATTGATGGCCAATCCATGGATATCTATCATTGGTTTCAGCCCTACAGAGGAGAACAGGGTCAAATACAGGGGATAGTTGGCGGTTGGATTGATGTCAGTGACAGGGTCAAACTCATGGAGCAACTGACCCAGGCTAAAGATATGGCCGACGGTGCCAGTAAGGCCAAGACCCAGTTTCTCGCGACCATGAGCCACGAGATCCGCACGCCAATGAATGCCATCATAGGACTACTCGAGCTATCACTGAAACGTGCCCAAGATAATCAATTTGATTTCAACTCTATCCGGGTCGCTTACGACTCAGCCAAGGGCTTGTTGGACCTTATTGGCGACATTCTTGATGTCGTACGTATCGAGGCTGGGCAGCTGAGCCTCAATCCAGTTCAAGTTGAGCTGAAACAGACGCTTGACTCAGTGATCCGAATTTTTGACGGTATCGCCATCCAAAAAGGATTGGCATTAACATTGGAGTTTGACTCTGAACTACCCAAATATGTTCAGTTGGATCCCCTCAGAGTCAAGCAGATACTTTCCAACTTGATAGGCAATGCGATCAAGTTTACCGATCAAGGGCATATCGAAGTCACTGCACAAAAAGAGCTGGATGCAGAGGAAAAGGCACAGCTACTCCTCAGAGTCGCAGATACAGGTATAGGTATTCCAATTGAAGAGCAACAAAAGCTGTTCCGCCCATTTGCCCAAGTTCATAACGGTGCCCATAACAAGGGAGGAACCGGCTTGGGACTCATGATATGTCGCTCACTTTGCGACATGATGGGTGGCACACTCAGTATGATGAGCGAACCCGGGCAGGGAACTTGCATCAGCATGCGCATACCCTTATTGGCTGCCGAAACTCATCTATTTGGGGAGAACAAGGCCAACTCTACCGCCGATGTTATCCCCTCGATTCAAGCGCAACACGTATTGATCGTTGATGATCATCCAGCCAATCGACTGCTGTTATCTCAACAACTAAGGTACTTGGGCCACACCGTAGAAGAAGCCAATGATGGCAAAGAAGCACTAAAGCTTTTTAGCCAACACTCCTACAAGATTGTCATCACCGACTGCAACATGCCCGAAATGGATGGCTATGAGTTGAGTCGCCGCTTGAGACAACTGGAGCAAAATCAGAACTTATCCCCGGCTGTATTGCTGGGTTATACCGCCAATGCCCAACTGGAGGCCAAACGGGCCTGCATTGACGCCGGCATGAATGATTGTCTGTTCAAACCCATAAGTTTGGAAGAGCTACAGCAAAAACTGAACAGTTTCAGAAATCTACTGAATCAGGAAGGCCCAAGGCAGAGTTTCCTGCCCAGCTCCCTAGATAAACTCACAGGAGGTAACAAGCAACTGACTGAGCAATTATTGCAGGAGTTATTGAGTGCCAACGAGGCCGATCTTGCCAGGATACAATCAGCAGTACACAACTGTGAGCTTGATGAAGCCAAGAGCATTGCTCACAAAATCAAAGGCGCAGCCAAGATCATTGCCGCTACCGCCATAGTCACTCTATGTGAGCAGTTGGAGCATAGCGAAACAACCGAAAATGCCTGTGTGCATCTGGCCAAGTTGACGGTTGCAATTACGCGTCTGGCCAGTGAAATCAAGGAATTCTTGGCGGCCGGTAACTAA